The Nitrosopumilus cobalaminigenes genome contains a region encoding:
- a CDS encoding plastocyanin: protein MNKVFLLIPFVLILFFGVSFTYAESLIPDWVKNTALWYGQGIITEQEYLESLKYLINNKIIFLDEQEKNALLDPTITSTDVTVTKPRINQCSILYQSYKNIGKPQFVAKYDHVNFINICVKLYQDPVWKYQGDDRLEKLNEKFLEFNQKAKNEAPKLSFEPTVKILSTTNIGKDKFDVKFNICAGDQKIDKAKVLVKSKIESIQVGSDKDIPSNVCRTYVTQIHANNVANIQITILEQVLTN from the coding sequence TTGAATAAAGTATTTTTACTAATTCCATTTGTTTTGATTTTGTTCTTTGGAGTATCATTTACTTATGCAGAATCCCTTATTCCAGATTGGGTAAAAAATACTGCACTTTGGTATGGTCAGGGAATAATTACGGAACAAGAATATCTTGAATCCCTCAAATATTTGATAAATAATAAAATAATATTTCTAGATGAGCAGGAAAAAAATGCTCTTCTTGATCCTACAATCACATCAACAGATGTAACTGTTACAAAACCTAGAATTAATCAATGTTCAATATTGTATCAATCCTACAAGAATATCGGAAAACCTCAATTCGTCGCTAAATATGATCATGTCAATTTCATCAATATTTGTGTGAAACTTTACCAAGATCCTGTTTGGAAATATCAAGGGGATGACAGATTAGAAAAATTAAATGAAAAGTTCTTAGAGTTTAATCAAAAAGCCAAAAACGAGGCTCCTAAACTATCTTTTGAACCTACTGTGAAAATTTTATCAACTACAAATATTGGAAAAGACAAGTTTGATGTGAAATTTAACATATGTGCAGGAGACCAGAAAATTGACAAAGCCAAAGTATTGGTAAAATCTAAAATTGAATCTATTCAAGTAGGCTCCGACAAGGACATTCCTTCAAATGTATGCAGAACATATGTAACACAAATTCATGCTAACAATGTCGCAAATATTCAAATTACAATTTTAGAGCAAGTCCTAACAAACTAA
- a CDS encoding CBS domain-containing protein produces the protein MIQSKIIRAKDIMDIDSLCVESQLSNKEVARKMIELNKSAVIVIKKDTPVGIITYKDLVMNNVVSENSVNRPILETMSSPLIHCGPEQSIWEVMDLMYSRNLKKIAIIDEYDKLLGIVNSTDIVKVFSNLKN, from the coding sequence TTGATACAAAGTAAAATAATCAGAGCAAAAGACATCATGGATATCGATTCATTATGTGTTGAGTCTCAGTTATCAAACAAAGAAGTTGCAAGAAAAATGATAGAGTTGAACAAAAGTGCAGTCATAGTCATTAAAAAAGACACACCTGTTGGAATTATAACATACAAAGATTTAGTCATGAACAATGTTGTTTCAGAAAATTCAGTAAATAGACCTATTTTAGAAACTATGTCATCCCCACTAATTCATTGTGGTCCAGAACAATCAATTTGGGAAGTAATGGATTTAATGTATAGTAGAAACCTTAAAAAAATTGCAATAATTGATGAGTATGATAAATTATTAGGAATAGTAAATTCAACAGATATAGTAAAAGTATTCTCAAATTTAAAAAACTAA